One window of the Octopus sinensis linkage group LG3, ASM634580v1, whole genome shotgun sequence genome contains the following:
- the LOC118762717 gene encoding uncharacterized protein LOC118762717, with protein sequence MPGRLRKFFNCVATFFKCSKRCKHDIQLDEDEAIESADVCCMIPGPKIETYNPTVIYCSPRNTLDLQGKPNSVFHDKYDKCESFVQSIRWLNIKSFEDSDNISETDLCEIITPDQWKPENDMRFRYGHQITLMDPIISLMRSVLEMLRRR encoded by the exons ATGCCAGGTAGGTTAAGAAAATTCTTCAACTGCGTAGCCACCTTTTTTAAATGTTCGAAACGCTGTAAGCATGATATCCAACTCGATGAAGATGAAGCTATTGAGTCTGCTGATGTGTGTTGTATGATTCCTGGACCTAAAATAGAAACGTATAACCCTACGGTGATTTACTGTAGCCCACGAAATACTCTGGATCTCCAAGGCAAACCAAATTCTGTCTTTCATGACAAATATGACAAATGTGAATCATTTGTACAAAGCATTCGTTGGTTAAACATAAAATCCTTCGAAGATTCAGACAATATTTCTGAGACAGATCTGTGTGAAATTATAACTCCAGACCAATGGAAGCCTGAAAATGACATGCGTTTCCGTTACGGCCATCAAATTACGTTGATGGATCCAATCATAAG TCTGATGAGATCCGTGCTTGAGATGTTGCGCAGACGATAA